A region of the Deinococcus aquiradiocola genome:
CCTCCCGGAACGGAGTGGCGACCAGCAGCGCCCTGTTCGCGCAGGGACTGCGGGACCTGGGGCATGAGGTGCGCATCTTCGCGCCCGTCCACCCCGCCCAGCAGCCCGAGGACGGCGTGTACCGCCTGCCCAGCAGCTCCTGGGGCACGCCCGCCGACTACCCGCTGCTGCTGTGGCCGAGCCGCCCGGTCGTCGCGCGCCTCCCGCTCTTCGATCTGGACGTCGTCCACACCATGCATCCCTTCCTGGCCGGGCAGCTCGCGTCGCTGTGGGCGCGCCGCATCGCCGCGCACCGCCGCCGCCGCGTGCCGCTCGTGTTCACGGCGCACACCCAGTACGAGCAGTACCTGCACTACGCGCGCGTGCCGCGCCGCGCCGGCAGTTCCCTGGTCCGCGCGCACGTCACGGCCTTCGCGCGGCACGTCTCGCAGGTCCTCGTGCCGGGTCAGGCGATGGCCGACATGCTCGCCCGCTACGGGTACGACGGTCCCGTCACGACCCTCCCCAACCCCGTGAACCTCGCCAACTTCGCCGCCGCGACCGGCGCGGGCATCCGCGCGCAGTACGGCGTGCCGCAGCACGCGCCGCTCGTCCTGAGCCTCGGCCGTCTCGCGCCCGAAAAGAACCTCCCCGCGCTCCTCGACGCCTTCCGCATCGCCCGCACCCGGCAGCCGGACCTGCACCTGCTGATCGTCGGGGACGGCCCCAGCCGCGCCGCCCTCGCCGCGCACGCCGGGGAGAACGTCACCTTCGCGGGCGGCGTCCCGTACCCGCAGGTGCCGGACGTGCTCGCCGCAGCCGACGTGTTCCTCACGGCCAGCGAGAGCGAGGTGCTGCCCATGTCCATGATCGAGGCGCTCGCCGCCGGAGCGCCCCTCGTCGCCGCGCGCAGCCCCGCCGCCCTCGACCTGATCCGGCCCGGCCAGAACGGCCTGCTGAGTGGCGCCGCGCCCGCCGCGCTCGCCGACACCCTCCTGCGCGCCCTGCGCCCGGACCTGCTCCCGCAGCTGCGCGCCGGGGCGCTCGCGTCCGCGCAGACGTACGACGTGCGCGTCCGCGCCGCCGAACTCGCCCGGCACTACGAACGCCTCATCCAGGCCCCCTGGACGCCCGGCCGCATCTGACGCCCGGCCGTGCGCGCCGCACGGGCATACTCGGGACATGACACGCAGGAGCACACCATGCAGCAGGGGTCCTGCCCGCCCCCCATGCAGGCGGAACGGATGACCCGCACGGACGGCCTCCCGGCAGGCGGCTTCAACGCTCTCGTCCCGGAATTCGACGTGACGGACCTGCCGCGCAGCCTGCACTTCTGGTGCGCGGGCCTGGGGTTCACGGTCGCGTACGGACGGCCCGAGAGCGGCTTCGCGTACCTGGAGCGTGAGGGCGCGCAGGTGATGCTGTGCCGCATGGACGGCACGTGGCAGACCGGCCCGCACGAGTACCCGCTCGGCCGGGGCCTGAACTTCCAGATTGCGGTCACGGACGTCACGGCCGTCCTGGCGGGCCTGGAGCGCCTGAACTGGCCGCTGTTCCGCCCGCTGCGGGACGTGTGGCGCGTGACGGGCGACCGGCAGAGCGGCGACCGGGAGTTCCTGGTGCAGGACCCGGACGGGTACCTGCTGAGGTTTTCGCAGGGCCTCGGCGAGCGCCCGCTCGACCCGTAGGACCTCTGCCCCGTGAACAGGGGAGGGCGTGCGGGAAAGCTCGCCGCACACCCTCCTTCAAACCGTACCCGTCGGTGCTCGCTTCGCCCGGCTGAACTCCAGAAGTTCAGCGCCACCCGGTGTCAGATCAGGGCGGCTTCGTGTGGCGTGGCGTGTGCGCGGCCCGCCTGGAGCGCCTGGTCGAGGTCGCGTTTCAGGTCGCTGGCGTCTTCCACGCCGACGCTCATGCGGATGGTGTGCGGCGTGACGCCTGCCGCGCGCCGGGCCGGTTCGGGCATGCGGCTGTGCGTGGTCGTCCACGGGTGCACGACGAGCGTGCGCGTGTCCCCGAGGTTGGGGGCCATGCGGATCACCCGGAGGGCCGCGAGGAACGGTGCGGGGTCCGGCACCTCGAAGGTCAGGACGGCGCCGTACCCGCCGTGCAGGTACTGCTGAGCGAGCGCGTGGTGCGGGCTGGCGGGCAGGCCGGGGTACGCGACGCCCGTGACCGCGTCGTGCGCACTGAGGTACTGCGCGAGGTCGAGGGCCGTCTG
Encoded here:
- a CDS encoding glycosyltransferase, encoding MRIGFVTATYLPSRNGVATSSALFAQGLRDLGHEVRIFAPVHPAQQPEDGVYRLPSSSWGTPADYPLLLWPSRPVVARLPLFDLDVVHTMHPFLAGQLASLWARRIAAHRRRRVPLVFTAHTQYEQYLHYARVPRRAGSSLVRAHVTAFARHVSQVLVPGQAMADMLARYGYDGPVTTLPNPVNLANFAAATGAGIRAQYGVPQHAPLVLSLGRLAPEKNLPALLDAFRIARTRQPDLHLLIVGDGPSRAALAAHAGENVTFAGGVPYPQVPDVLAAADVFLTASESEVLPMSMIEALAAGAPLVAARSPAALDLIRPGQNGLLSGAAPAALADTLLRALRPDLLPQLRAGALASAQTYDVRVRAAELARHYERLIQAPWTPGRI
- a CDS encoding bleomycin resistance protein codes for the protein MQQGSCPPPMQAERMTRTDGLPAGGFNALVPEFDVTDLPRSLHFWCAGLGFTVAYGRPESGFAYLEREGAQVMLCRMDGTWQTGPHEYPLGRGLNFQIAVTDVTAVLAGLERLNWPLFRPLRDVWRVTGDRQSGDREFLVQDPDGYLLRFSQGLGERPLDP